In Candidatus Nanopelagicales bacterium, a single genomic region encodes these proteins:
- the trpB gene encoding tryptophan synthase subunit beta — MTATTPDTAGRFGQYGGRFVPEALMAALDQLDVSFRAALADPAFVAELDHLQRTYNGRPNPITDATRLSEHSGGATILLKREDLNHTGSHKINNVLGQALLTKRMGKTRVIAETGAGQHGVATATAAALMGLECVVYMGEEDTVRQALNVARMQLLGAEVIPVSVGSRTLKDAINEAMRDWVTNVDSTHYLLGTVAGPAPFPEMVREFHSVIGAESREQVLAQWGRLPDAVAACVGGGSNAIGIFHAFIDDPQVALYGFEAGGSGIESGRHAATLTGGSIGVLHGSRSYLLQDDDGQTIESHSISAGLDYPSVGPEHAYLKDTGRATYRPITDQQAMDAFSLLCRTEGIIPAIESAHAIAGAMELGRELGPEAMILVNLSGRGDKDVETAARWFGLPGGDDQQPEDDPS; from the coding sequence ATGACGGCGACCACCCCCGATACAGCTGGCCGATTCGGGCAGTACGGCGGCCGGTTTGTGCCGGAAGCCCTGATGGCCGCTCTTGATCAACTAGACGTGAGTTTCCGTGCCGCGCTAGCCGACCCAGCATTCGTTGCCGAGCTCGACCACCTCCAGCGCACGTACAACGGTCGTCCCAATCCGATCACCGACGCAACCCGGCTCTCCGAGCACTCGGGCGGGGCGACGATTCTGCTCAAACGCGAGGACCTCAACCACACCGGCTCGCACAAGATCAACAATGTGCTTGGTCAAGCACTGCTCACCAAACGCATGGGCAAGACGCGCGTCATCGCCGAGACCGGTGCCGGTCAACATGGCGTTGCGACAGCAACCGCCGCAGCACTGATGGGTCTTGAGTGCGTCGTGTATATGGGCGAGGAAGACACCGTCCGACAGGCTCTGAACGTCGCTCGCATGCAACTGCTGGGTGCCGAGGTCATCCCAGTGTCGGTCGGAAGCCGCACCCTCAAAGATGCCATCAACGAGGCGATGCGCGACTGGGTCACCAACGTCGACTCGACGCATTACTTGCTCGGAACCGTCGCGGGTCCGGCGCCGTTCCCAGAGATGGTCCGCGAATTTCATTCCGTCATCGGAGCGGAGTCTCGCGAACAAGTGCTCGCGCAGTGGGGTCGGCTGCCTGACGCGGTCGCGGCTTGTGTCGGCGGCGGCAGCAATGCCATCGGCATCTTCCACGCCTTCATCGACGACCCACAGGTCGCGCTATATGGATTTGAGGCGGGTGGGTCGGGGATCGAGTCAGGTAGGCACGCGGCCACCCTGACCGGTGGGTCCATCGGCGTACTGCACGGTTCGCGTTCGTACCTACTTCAAGACGACGATGGTCAGACCATCGAGTCGCACTCAATCAGCGCAGGACTGGACTACCCGTCGGTTGGGCCCGAGCATGCGTACCTGAAAGACACCGGCCGCGCGACCTATCGACCGATCACCGACCAGCAGGCCATGGACGCGTTCTCGCTCCTGTGCCGGACGGAGGGAATCATCCCTGCGATCGAGTCCGCTCACGCCATCGCGGGTGCGATGGAGCTGGGTCGAGAACTGGGACCGGAGGCCATGATTCTGGTCAACCTCTCGGGCCGCGGGGACAAGGACGTGGAGACCGCAGCGCGCTGGTTTGGGCTGCCCGGCGGAGACGATCAGCAGCCTGAGGATGATCCGTCATGA
- the trpC gene encoding indole-3-glycerol phosphate synthase TrpC: protein MSVLDDILVGVREDLEVRQLAVSLDDLKLLAQSAPTPRDALAALRSDGVNVIAEVKRASPSMGLLAEITDPAALAAAYEAGGAACISVLTERRRFGGSLADLDAVRAAVDIPVLRKDFIFTSYQLWEARAHGADLALLIVAALDDQALVSLIERAESVGLTPLVEIHDEDELARALAADAKLIGINARNLKTLDVDRDVFARIARLVPPDIVLVAESGIRGPRDLVSYAGVGADAVLVGQSLVTGPDPRAAVHDLVAAGAHPSVKNQRGTG from the coding sequence GTGAGCGTGCTTGACGACATCCTCGTGGGAGTGCGCGAGGACCTTGAGGTTCGTCAGCTAGCGGTGTCACTTGATGACCTCAAACTGCTGGCCCAATCGGCCCCAACTCCCCGCGACGCGTTGGCCGCCCTGCGTTCCGACGGCGTGAATGTCATTGCTGAGGTGAAGCGGGCGAGTCCAAGCATGGGTCTGTTGGCGGAGATCACTGATCCGGCCGCGCTTGCCGCTGCTTACGAGGCGGGGGGCGCTGCTTGCATTTCAGTGCTGACCGAACGGCGCAGATTCGGGGGCAGCCTGGCGGACCTCGATGCGGTCCGAGCGGCCGTCGACATACCCGTCCTGCGCAAGGACTTCATCTTCACGTCGTACCAACTGTGGGAGGCTCGGGCGCACGGCGCCGACCTCGCATTGCTGATCGTGGCGGCACTCGATGATCAGGCGCTCGTGTCGCTGATCGAACGCGCGGAGTCGGTCGGCCTTACGCCGCTGGTTGAGATTCACGACGAGGACGAACTCGCCCGCGCACTGGCCGCCGACGCGAAGCTCATCGGGATTAATGCACGCAACTTGAAAACCCTTGACGTCGACCGTGACGTCTTCGCTCGGATTGCCCGGCTGGTTCCACCGGATATCGTGCTCGTCGCTGAGTCGGGAATTCGCGGTCCCCGTGATCTGGTGAGCTACGCCGGCGTCGGTGCCGATGCGGTACTGGTCGGTCAGTCGTTGGTCACAGGTCCGGATCCGCGAGCCGCCGTGCACGATCTTGTCGCGGCTGGAGCGCATCCATCAGTCAAGAACCAACGGGGCACGGGATGA
- a CDS encoding tryptophan synthase subunit alpha, which yields MSRLAETFAAARADERAVLIAYLPAGFPTLHDCVPVIAAMVENGVDVVEIGLPYSDPLMDGPVIQAAVTSALAHGTTTKEVLRTVEGVAGTGAPTLVMSYWNPIERYGVDRFAKDLMLAGGVGVITPDLTPEEAEPWIAATDQSDIDRVFLVAPSSTDERIELVASVTSGFVYAASTMGVTGTRTTVSSAAGTLVERVRSHTSLPVCVGLGVSTPDQAAEVASYADGVIVGSAFVRALAEAPTPAAGAAAAARLAGELAQGVRSARTAR from the coding sequence ATGAGCCGGTTGGCAGAGACGTTTGCCGCCGCCCGGGCGGATGAGCGGGCGGTCCTGATCGCGTACCTGCCCGCGGGGTTCCCCACGCTGCACGATTGCGTTCCCGTCATCGCCGCGATGGTCGAAAATGGCGTTGATGTGGTGGAGATCGGGCTTCCCTACAGCGACCCATTGATGGACGGTCCTGTCATTCAAGCTGCGGTCACCTCGGCGTTGGCTCACGGGACAACCACGAAAGAGGTTCTGCGTACGGTGGAGGGCGTCGCTGGCACGGGAGCGCCCACGCTGGTGATGTCGTACTGGAACCCGATCGAACGCTACGGGGTTGATCGATTCGCCAAGGATCTGATGTTGGCTGGGGGAGTGGGCGTGATCACCCCTGACCTCACTCCCGAGGAAGCCGAACCGTGGATCGCGGCAACGGATCAGTCCGATATAGACAGAGTCTTCTTGGTCGCTCCCTCGTCGACCGACGAGCGGATCGAACTGGTTGCCAGCGTGACATCGGGGTTTGTCTACGCCGCCTCCACAATGGGCGTGACCGGCACTCGGACCACGGTGTCGTCGGCGGCCGGAACGCTCGTTGAGCGGGTGCGCAGCCACACCAGTCTGCCGGTGTGCGTCGGGCTAGGCGTGTCCACACCCGACCAAGCTGCCGAGGTCGCAAGTTACGCCGATGGCGTCATCGTGGGTTCGGCGTTTGTCCGGGCCTTGGCCGAGGCACCCACTCCCGCCGCAGGTGCGGCGGCGGCGGCCAGACTCGCTGGCGAACTCGCCCAGGGCGTGCGGTCGGCACGAACTGCGAGGTAG
- a CDS encoding DUF2752 domain-containing protein — protein MSAHTHEVPSQEVPTRFQRMLWPSIGVGVTLATTAYVRQVDPNQPGHYLPCPLKFVTGIDCPACGGLRCVHSLTNGDIVGALDHNALAVVVLPLIAVAVLFALRRRWIGPVQPSAAEPADQPSAGESAGFAHSEPFVTSTPSGVSSDAATASGTTAATDTLQRQPLPETDTELSDQARAAARRQKILMTALIIVTLAFTVARNIPSIPFLNSAIG, from the coding sequence ATGAGCGCGCATACTCACGAGGTGCCCAGCCAAGAGGTGCCCACGCGCTTCCAGCGCATGCTGTGGCCAAGTATCGGTGTCGGCGTCACGCTGGCCACAACTGCGTACGTTCGCCAGGTAGACCCCAACCAGCCGGGCCACTACTTGCCGTGTCCGTTGAAGTTCGTCACCGGCATTGACTGCCCCGCGTGCGGCGGGCTCAGATGCGTCCACTCGCTGACCAATGGGGACATCGTCGGTGCGCTCGACCACAACGCGCTAGCGGTCGTTGTTCTGCCGTTGATCGCCGTCGCCGTTCTCTTTGCGCTTCGCCGTCGGTGGATCGGACCAGTCCAACCATCGGCCGCAGAGCCAGCCGACCAACCGTCAGCAGGAGAATCCGCGGGCTTCGCGCACTCCGAACCGTTCGTGACTTCGACGCCCAGTGGTGTTTCGTCGGACGCAGCCACGGCGAGCGGCACCACGGCGGCCACTGACACGTTGCAGCGGCAGCCGCTACCCGAGACCGATACTGAACTGTCCGACCAAGCGCGGGCTGCGGCTCGTCGCCAGAAGATTCTTATGACGGCACTCATAATTGTGACGCTGGCATTCACCGTCGCCCGGAACATTCCGTCGATACCGTTTCTCAATTCCGCCATCGGCTAG
- a CDS encoding HAMP domain-containing histidine kinase, which produces MPSATPLSSTKATVSAVTARARGLSLAVRIALVTVASAVLAVMVAGAVSYPLARSASQQESQNRLEQLTNATVAAVDRRPLPSGDLFPARLVQVLRSEDISVYYVNPGGQLPEFFTAADAAALANGQEIQGERESSEGQVLVSARKLSTGGAIVLTQPVTVTGRFAFAVIGRFAVALAIGVAIAAAFGLLLARRLTRSLRDAADAAKRLGQGERDVQLSVEGPAEIAELAEALNQLRQALTVSEGRQREFLLSVSHELRTPLTAIRGYAEALNDGIVPPADAPRTGGIMQSEADRLDAIVTDLLQLARLDAFDFPVAPAAVDFGEIGKQAVQVWADRCAAEGLRLESELGADELVGYTDPIRVRQIIDNLCANALRVTPQGGVIALTVRSDRPDQVTVEVRDSGPGLTPDDCVVAFEPAELYTRYRGVRQVGTGVGLALVGRLSRRLGGTASAGSAAEGGARFTITVARYLQDPNPASRNPPHVNAT; this is translated from the coding sequence GTGCCTAGCGCAACGCCGCTGTCGAGCACCAAGGCCACAGTCTCGGCCGTGACAGCTCGTGCCAGGGGCCTGTCGCTGGCAGTTCGGATCGCCCTGGTCACCGTGGCATCAGCCGTTCTGGCGGTGATGGTTGCCGGTGCGGTGTCGTACCCGTTGGCGCGCAGTGCGAGTCAGCAGGAGTCGCAGAACCGGTTGGAACAACTCACCAACGCAACGGTGGCGGCGGTGGACCGTCGACCACTGCCCTCCGGCGATCTCTTCCCGGCCCGGCTGGTTCAGGTTCTGCGGTCTGAGGACATCTCCGTTTACTACGTCAACCCGGGTGGTCAGTTGCCGGAGTTCTTCACCGCTGCTGATGCGGCGGCCCTAGCCAATGGGCAGGAGATTCAGGGCGAACGCGAAAGCAGCGAAGGTCAGGTGCTCGTGTCCGCCCGCAAACTGAGTACGGGCGGTGCCATTGTGCTGACTCAGCCGGTGACCGTCACCGGTCGCTTCGCTTTCGCTGTGATCGGCCGGTTCGCGGTGGCGCTGGCGATCGGCGTCGCTATCGCGGCGGCCTTCGGCCTGTTGCTCGCGCGCAGGTTGACGCGTTCGCTACGCGATGCCGCCGACGCCGCCAAGCGTCTTGGCCAAGGCGAGCGAGATGTGCAACTGAGCGTTGAGGGTCCGGCTGAGATCGCGGAACTAGCAGAAGCGTTGAACCAACTCAGGCAGGCGTTGACGGTATCCGAGGGCAGGCAACGTGAGTTTCTACTTTCGGTCTCGCACGAACTCCGCACACCACTGACGGCAATTCGGGGTTACGCCGAGGCGCTCAACGACGGCATAGTTCCACCCGCCGACGCGCCGCGGACCGGCGGGATCATGCAGTCGGAGGCCGATCGCCTCGACGCGATCGTGACGGACCTGCTGCAGCTTGCCCGGCTGGACGCATTCGACTTTCCCGTGGCGCCAGCAGCGGTCGACTTCGGCGAGATAGGCAAGCAGGCAGTCCAGGTCTGGGCAGATCGCTGCGCGGCCGAGGGTCTTCGCCTGGAGTCAGAACTCGGTGCTGATGAACTCGTTGGCTACACCGATCCCATTCGAGTGCGCCAGATCATCGACAACCTGTGTGCCAACGCTCTGCGGGTAACGCCGCAGGGTGGCGTGATCGCGTTGACAGTTCGGTCGGACCGGCCTGACCAGGTCACCGTCGAGGTCCGCGACAGCGGTCCGGGACTGACACCGGATGACTGCGTTGTTGCCTTTGAACCGGCCGAGCTGTACACCCGCTACCGCGGCGTCCGGCAGGTGGGAACGGGTGTCGGGCTCGCACTTGTTGGCCGGCTCAGCCGGAGACTGGGTGGAACGGCGTCAGCAGGATCCGCCGCCGAAGGGGGAGCGCGGTTCACGATTACGGTCGCGCGATACCTGCAGGATCCCAACCCGGCAAGTCGCAATCCGCCGCATGTGAATGCGACATAG
- a CDS encoding CD225/dispanin family protein, whose product MTLGQTVEPGPRVASSWLAPAVVATLCLFPPTGVVAVYFAAQVRPLWAAGDRRAANTAARRARAWTLLSIFLWVVFMAILVATGRLGRLLEAGVV is encoded by the coding sequence GTGACATTGGGGCAAACCGTCGAACCTGGTCCGCGGGTAGCCAGCTCCTGGCTTGCCCCGGCGGTCGTCGCGACGTTGTGTTTGTTCCCACCGACCGGAGTCGTCGCGGTGTACTTCGCAGCCCAGGTACGCCCGCTCTGGGCCGCCGGGGATAGGCGTGCGGCAAACACGGCGGCCCGCCGTGCGCGAGCGTGGACACTACTGAGCATTTTCCTTTGGGTGGTATTCATGGCTATCTTGGTCGCTACGGGTCGACTCGGACGGTTGTTGGAGGCAGGTGTCGTATGA
- a CDS encoding thioredoxin domain-containing protein has translation MAESTKNARQKAAQARAEQLAAEKRRERMIRIIGAVVVVLVVGAIIGGALYFSNKDSGGDGPNPSAALPTGVQSSTYGYPVNPTEAAGVPNVQIWEDFQCPGCAQYEKSSAAAIDAEAKAGRMNVLLRPATFLDDNFGNDASAQATSAWGCAINAGKSLEYHSAVFAMQPQQEGVGFTQQQLLDAGKQVGITGDALTTFDSCVKAETFLGWASNSQAEFGKSDAKGTPAIFVNGKELENKVLPDKTGLYTNPTELIKAINAAAK, from the coding sequence ATGGCGGAATCCACCAAGAATGCGCGTCAGAAAGCCGCGCAGGCTCGGGCCGAGCAACTCGCCGCAGAAAAGCGACGTGAACGGATGATCCGGATCATCGGCGCGGTCGTCGTTGTGCTGGTTGTCGGCGCCATCATTGGCGGTGCGCTGTACTTCTCTAACAAGGACTCGGGCGGCGACGGACCGAACCCCTCCGCGGCTCTGCCCACCGGGGTGCAGTCGTCCACCTACGGATACCCCGTCAACCCGACCGAGGCGGCTGGCGTTCCGAACGTTCAGATCTGGGAAGACTTCCAGTGTCCCGGTTGCGCCCAATACGAGAAGTCCTCCGCAGCGGCCATTGACGCCGAAGCGAAGGCCGGACGCATGAACGTCTTACTGCGGCCAGCTACGTTCCTAGATGACAATTTCGGCAATGATGCGTCGGCGCAGGCAACCTCAGCCTGGGGCTGCGCCATCAATGCGGGCAAGTCGCTGGAGTACCACTCGGCCGTATTTGCTATGCAGCCCCAGCAGGAGGGCGTCGGCTTCACCCAACAGCAGTTGCTCGATGCCGGCAAGCAGGTCGGCATCACCGGCGACGCACTCACCACATTCGACAGTTGTGTGAAGGCGGAGACCTTCCTCGGTTGGGCCAGCAACAGCCAAGCGGAGTTTGGCAAGTCCGATGCCAAGGGCACACCGGCGATCTTCGTGAACGGCAAGGAACTCGAGAACAAGGTGCTGCCCGACAAGACCGGCCTATACACCAATCCAACCGAGCTCATCAAAGCCATCAACGCGGCTGCGAAGTAA
- a CDS encoding prolipoprotein diacylglyceryl transferase, translating to MPVTSFFAFIPSPSSGVWDLGPVPIRAYALCILAGIIFAVWFGNRRWVARGGTAGQVTDVALWAVPFGIVGARLYHVATDWPTYFGSGGKGLVPALEIWNGGLGIWGGVAGGALGAWIACRRYNILLPPLADAIAPGIAFAQAIGRWGNWFNQELFGRPTDLPWGLEISPLNRPAGYEQFATFHPTFLYESIWCVLVALLVIWADRRFNMGHGRAFALYVVAYCVGRLVFELVRIDHASLVFGIRVNVFTSVLVGACAAGYIVISARRQPGREDHLYRVAPAQEESVGTT from the coding sequence ATACCAGTGACGAGCTTCTTCGCGTTCATTCCAAGCCCGTCGTCGGGCGTTTGGGACCTGGGACCGGTACCGATCCGGGCCTATGCCCTGTGCATCCTCGCGGGAATCATCTTTGCAGTCTGGTTCGGGAACAGGCGCTGGGTCGCCCGTGGTGGAACAGCCGGCCAGGTGACCGACGTTGCACTGTGGGCCGTGCCGTTCGGGATCGTGGGCGCACGCCTGTACCACGTCGCCACCGACTGGCCCACGTATTTTGGTTCCGGTGGGAAGGGTCTCGTCCCTGCGCTGGAGATCTGGAACGGCGGACTCGGGATTTGGGGTGGCGTAGCCGGTGGGGCGCTCGGGGCGTGGATTGCCTGCCGTCGGTACAACATCCTGCTCCCGCCGCTGGCCGATGCCATCGCTCCCGGCATCGCGTTCGCGCAGGCGATCGGGCGGTGGGGCAACTGGTTCAACCAGGAGCTTTTTGGTCGACCGACGGACTTGCCGTGGGGGCTGGAGATCTCACCGCTGAACCGGCCAGCCGGGTATGAGCAGTTCGCAACCTTTCACCCGACGTTCCTCTACGAGTCGATCTGGTGCGTGCTCGTGGCCCTGTTGGTCATCTGGGCGGACCGGCGATTCAACATGGGGCACGGTCGAGCATTCGCCCTCTACGTGGTCGCGTACTGCGTCGGTCGGTTGGTCTTCGAGCTCGTGCGTATCGATCACGCCAGCCTCGTGTTCGGGATCAGGGTGAACGTCTTTACGTCAGTCCTTGTGGGTGCGTGTGCTGCCGGGTACATCGTCATCTCGGCCCGCAGACAGCCTGGCCGGGAGGATCACCTCTACCGAGTCGCGCCTGCCCAGGAGGAGTCGGTGGGGACTACCTAG